The Sulfurihydrogenibium azorense Az-Fu1 genome contains the following window.
CAATCAGATTTTTACAGGCAGTATAACGAGCCTAAAGGTTGGATAAAGAGCTATGGCTACGAAGGTAGAGTAAAAGAGTTGGGATTTAAGTATAGGTTAGATTATGCTAAAAACTCATTTTTAAATTTAGGTTTTGTAAGGCAAGACTTTATAGAAAATGATTCAAACCTTGATAACAGATACCATAACACAGGATACTTTATTACTAACATTTTAAAAGTAAAAGATTTGGTTTTATCCCAGTCTGTCAGGTCAGATAACTACAGTAAATTTTCTGATAAAATCACTTATAAGTTTGGTGGAAAGTACTTTTTTGATAAAGATTTTTATATTCTTGTAAACTACGGTACAGCTTACAACGTTCCAACTCTTAACCAACTTTTCAGTCCTTACGGAAACCCTAACTTAAAACCAGAGAGTACAAAAAGCTACGATTTAGGTTTTTTTTATAAAGGTTTTTCATTTGATTACTTTCACTACAAAATTACTGATATGATAGGCTTTGACTTTAATACATTTAAATATGCTAATATATCTGGTGAGTCAAAGATAAAAGGTTATGAAATGTCTTACAAGTATATGTTTAAAAATTTAAACACAGATGTTTACTTAGGATATACAAACCTTTCTGCAAAGGACAGTAATGATAATGACCTACCAAGAAGACCTAAAGAAAAGATAGATTTTAGTATAACAACTTTTCCTGTAGATAGTATTTCTATAAATTTCAACGGGCAGTATATAGGAAAGAGAAAAGACACTAACAATGTTCAAACTGGCTACTACACTATACTTAACACGACTTTAAATGTTAAGTTAAATAAGTACTTATCTGCTTACTTAAAGATTGATAACATCACAGATAAGTACTATCAAACAGTTTATGGTTATGCGTCTTTTGGAAGGTCTGTTTATGTAGGATTAAACGGAAGTTTTTAAAAGATGGATGTTAAAAGTTATATCAGATACAAATTTTTAAACTCTCTGTTTGCAGGGCTGTCTATCGGCTCTGTCTTTTCTATTTACTCTCCTTTACAACCTTCTGTATTTTCTATCGGAGGTATTTTACTTGCATTAGGAATGTTGATAGTGGCAAAGTTTTATGAAAAACTGATGAATGTTAAGTTATTTTTTTTAATATCTCTCTTTGTAGAGGTTGTTATGCTTTTTGTAATAACAGCTTTTTTATTAAAGCCTTTTTCTTACTCTACGGCCTTGTTTATCTATTCAGGTTATCAAATAACCTTTGTATTTGGTTCTTATCTTGTAAGGACTGAGACGATTATCTTAAAAAAGAAAAAACTTTTATCTATACTTGATGTGTACAAACAGTCGGGATACCTTTTAGGTCTTGGAGTTTCCTTTATTTTTTATAAATCTTTAGAATACTTTTTTAACATTACTCAAAATCAGCAGCAAGTTTACTATCTTCATTACCTACTGATTGTTTTAGAATCTTTAGTTATTTATTTTCTTGTGAAGGCTTTTCGTCGTTTTTGATTTTTTCTTTACATTCAGGACAAATTCCGTAGACTTCTATACTGTGTCCTAAAATATCAAATCCGTGGACTTCTATCAGCTCCTCTTTGAATTTTTCAAAGGGACAGTTATCTATTATCACTATCTTTTTACACTCCTGACAGATTAGATAGTTCTTTTTTGAAGAAAGTCCAAACCTTGCTTTGTCTTCATTTAACATGTAAGCTTTAATAACTAAACCCTGTTTTTGAAGCATATCAAGATTTCTGTATATAGTTGAAAGGCTTATATCTATTCCTTTTTCTTTGAGTTTAAAGTATATATCTTCTGCGTGCATAGGTGTAATATTCTCTTCTAAAACTTCCAGTATTGCTTTTCTTTGTTTTGTTGTTTTATAACCTTGTGGTATTGCTAACTTTTTCATTACGTCTCCATATTTAAGATATCTAAAGTGAGTAAATATTATACCATTTAAAAGCTTTTTCAAGATTTTTGCAAATGATTTGCATTTGAATTTAAGTTGTGTTATAATTTTTGCAAATAATTTGCATTTGAAAGAGGCTAAAAACAGTTGAGAAAACTATTGAAAAGTATATACTAATATTATGATGGAACAGAAGCAATGATAACACTTCACTGCAAACTAACTTTTGAAAACGAAAAAGACAAACAAACATTGATAGAATTAATGAGAAAATTCTCTTCTTGCTTTAAATACTCATACAACAGACTACTTGAAGGACACTCAAGAAAAGACCTTAAAAAAGATTTACAAAAAATGTTTAACATAAACTCAAGATACGTAGACGATGCAATATTCAAAGCAAAGTGGCTAATAAACAGCTGTATAGAAAGA
Protein-coding sequences here:
- a CDS encoding Fur family transcriptional regulator, whose protein sequence is MKKLLNGIIFTHFRYLKYGDVMKKLAIPQGYKTTKQRKAILEVLEENITPMHAEDIYFKLKEKGIDISLSTIYRNLDMLQKQGLVIKAYMLNEDKARFGLSSKKNYLICQECKKIVIIDNCPFEKFKEELIEVHGFDILGHSIEVYGICPECKEKIKNDEKPSQENK
- a CDS encoding TonB-dependent receptor plug domain-containing protein; its protein translation is MRRLILMTLLTSKFVMAQQEVNIQSSYGTDSSLSQTTSPVNIITQEEIQENKPKTLTEVITKISDISFSSNGGYGQTTSIYLRGFEPKRTLVLLDGVRLNDITGLNGAMLEHVLATDIQQIEIVKGTQSGVWGADATAGVINIITKKPKKGFSSNAYFEYGSYITRRYGTTFSLANDKIYLLFGLHRLDSQSISAVEPYRKKWKDLKMEPDPYKNDTVNLKIGLNITENDNVESTMRFIDAVVNYDGFDSITFEPVDAENKAHINEKFYTFRYTKTIKNHQLQFYYNQSDFYRQYNEPKGWIKSYGYEGRVKELGFKYRLDYAKNSFLNLGFVRQDFIENDSNLDNRYHNTGYFITNILKVKDLVLSQSVRSDNYSKFSDKITYKFGGKYFFDKDFYILVNYGTAYNVPTLNQLFSPYGNPNLKPESTKSYDLGFFYKGFSFDYFHYKITDMIGFDFNTFKYANISGESKIKGYEMSYKYMFKNLNTDVYLGYTNLSAKDSNDNDLPRRPKEKIDFSITTFPVDSISINFNGQYIGKRKDTNNVQTGYYTILNTTLNVKLNKYLSAYLKIDNITDKYYQTVYGYASFGRSVYVGLNGSF